The Phycisphaeraceae bacterium genome has a window encoding:
- the smc gene encoding chromosome segregation protein SMC, translating into MRLAKLTISGFKSFADVTEFRFDAPITGIVGPNGCGKSNVVDSIKWVLGERSAKSLRGSEMLDVIFAGSAARKPMGAASVTLTFDNPVENPEATDLRDRRALPVDTDVVEVTRRLYRDGRSEYLINGDKARLRDIKELFLDTGIGTDAYSIIEQGKVDAMLVANAFDRRAIFEEAAGVAKFKARRIEAQRKLESSERHLVVVREELASTERRLRIVKSQAEKARRFKELDERHRFLRTELAFEDYHDLCDRLHGLTSRLTDLEAQRTELAGLIVAAEDEKQQAEIARHEVERRQRDMEQQRLEHVANRRNAEQRRDLTRRNLEEAKAHVHDDDAAREELSRRVESLSADLADLRDSLAVLVEQAAAAEREAESAAKDHAVAQHAVIASRQAHDLARDTVARIEREQAQLTARLQSTEARRSSLDEQVARVRAKQEEVASELESIRSQRQDAIQSAAAANEQAEELAAVVQRAEAALGSLGDRQAELAAALAELRHDRAGLESRRHLLAEMQAAHEGLGDAAKQVLDNPRRFPGVIGLLADFLDTTRQHAAIVEAALGPDLELIVIDRLGSSDAFASEARSLRGPVRFAARLSGDAAGGAPLELPAGVSRVLDLVRVKPEAGDIAQRLLGRTLVVGSLDAALLLGAGPLRGCRFVTPEGDVLEPDGRVITRGAAGAAAVDGLLTRRVELQLLTEQIGSLDARIAERAASLEAISSQAREAEASLSAASASLAQRQRDVVDCTYQIQRLDHELERQNRVIASLAKEVADFSSQGEALARECAELSERIASLDRLREEQAAALADAIDRMRQAESAAGVSQERLSQARVTLGQTTEKLEASRREDRRLRAMVEESQRRLGVLEDQRLRRQQQIERFEEIIAEAQQSVEESDARLRDVTESIAAVVDELRQAQEVLNQRAERLNLARTRGQQLDRDYHALEMSRREIEIKRENLEERTLAELELDLRAAAAEHRAARQADADAAAIDRPAWEAEAEELRLAIKALGNVNLDAIEEETQLAERNTDLIRQVADIDDACKRLTTLISQLEAVSRERFEATFNTVREHFAGQDGMFRRLFGGGQADIVLLPTESGEVDWLESGIEIRAKPPGKQPRVLNQLSGGEKTLTAVALLLSIFQSKPSPFCILDEVDAALDDANVERFCGSLQPFLDHSHFIVITHHKRTMQHCDQLYGVTMQERGVSKRVNVRFEHVGHDGHIAREAIERSEGVEASDRSDLSPAETRADPPLIDVKPDSALRATLARAWEPEESVASE; encoded by the coding sequence ATGCGGCTGGCGAAGCTCACCATTTCGGGTTTCAAGTCGTTCGCCGATGTCACCGAGTTCCGGTTCGACGCCCCCATCACGGGGATCGTCGGTCCCAACGGGTGCGGCAAGTCCAACGTGGTGGACAGCATCAAGTGGGTGCTGGGAGAGCGATCGGCCAAGTCGCTGCGCGGCTCGGAGATGCTGGACGTCATCTTCGCCGGTTCCGCCGCCCGCAAACCGATGGGGGCGGCGAGCGTCACGCTGACCTTTGACAACCCTGTCGAAAACCCGGAGGCGACCGACCTGCGCGACCGCCGCGCTCTGCCCGTGGACACCGACGTGGTGGAGGTCACGCGTCGCCTCTACCGCGATGGGCGCAGCGAGTACCTCATCAACGGCGACAAGGCCCGCCTGCGCGACATCAAGGAGCTCTTCCTCGACACCGGCATCGGCACCGACGCCTACTCGATCATCGAGCAGGGCAAGGTGGACGCCATGCTGGTCGCCAACGCCTTCGATCGTCGGGCCATCTTCGAGGAGGCCGCGGGCGTGGCGAAGTTCAAGGCGCGCCGCATCGAGGCCCAGCGCAAACTGGAGTCGTCCGAACGCCACCTCGTCGTGGTGCGCGAGGAACTGGCCTCGACCGAGCGGCGTCTGCGCATTGTCAAATCGCAGGCGGAGAAGGCCCGCCGCTTCAAGGAACTCGACGAGCGACACCGCTTCCTCCGCACGGAACTGGCCTTCGAGGATTACCACGATCTGTGCGATCGTCTGCATGGTCTGACCAGCCGTCTGACCGATCTCGAAGCCCAGCGGACCGAATTGGCTGGACTGATCGTCGCCGCCGAGGACGAGAAGCAGCAGGCGGAGATTGCGCGGCATGAGGTCGAGCGCCGTCAGCGCGACATGGAGCAGCAGCGGCTGGAGCATGTAGCCAACCGGCGCAACGCCGAACAGCGCCGCGACCTGACCCGGCGCAATCTCGAAGAGGCGAAGGCCCACGTTCACGATGACGATGCCGCCCGCGAGGAACTGTCGCGGCGGGTCGAGTCGCTGTCCGCTGATCTGGCTGACCTGCGGGACTCGCTGGCGGTGCTGGTCGAGCAGGCCGCCGCGGCGGAGCGCGAAGCCGAATCCGCCGCGAAGGATCACGCCGTCGCCCAGCACGCCGTGATCGCCTCCCGCCAGGCACATGATCTGGCTCGCGACACCGTCGCGCGGATCGAGCGTGAGCAGGCGCAACTGACGGCGCGGCTGCAGTCAACGGAAGCGAGGCGATCTTCCCTCGACGAGCAGGTCGCCCGCGTGCGCGCCAAGCAGGAGGAAGTGGCCTCGGAACTCGAGTCCATCCGGTCCCAGCGGCAGGATGCGATCCAGTCGGCGGCCGCCGCGAACGAGCAGGCCGAGGAACTGGCCGCCGTTGTTCAGCGGGCGGAAGCGGCGCTCGGCTCGCTGGGGGATCGACAGGCGGAACTGGCTGCCGCTCTGGCTGAGCTGCGGCATGACCGCGCCGGTCTGGAATCCCGTCGTCACCTGCTCGCCGAGATGCAGGCGGCGCACGAGGGACTGGGGGACGCGGCCAAGCAGGTGCTCGATAACCCGCGGCGATTCCCGGGCGTCATCGGCCTGCTGGCGGACTTCCTCGACACCACGCGCCAGCACGCGGCCATCGTCGAGGCGGCGCTTGGTCCCGATCTGGAACTCATCGTCATCGACCGGCTCGGTTCGTCCGACGCCTTCGCCAGCGAAGCCCGATCGCTCCGCGGTCCGGTCCGGTTCGCGGCGCGGCTTTCAGGCGACGCGGCGGGTGGGGCTCCGTTGGAACTGCCGGCCGGTGTCTCGCGGGTGCTCGACCTGGTTCGCGTGAAGCCCGAAGCGGGCGACATCGCGCAGCGCCTGCTGGGCCGCACGCTGGTTGTCGGCTCGCTGGACGCCGCCCTGCTGCTTGGCGCGGGGCCGCTGCGCGGCTGCCGCTTCGTCACGCCCGAAGGCGACGTGCTGGAGCCGGACGGCCGCGTCATCACGCGCGGCGCGGCCGGGGCCGCGGCGGTGGATGGGCTTCTCACCCGGCGTGTCGAACTGCAGCTGCTCACGGAGCAGATCGGCTCGCTCGACGCACGGATCGCCGAGCGTGCGGCGTCGCTGGAGGCGATCTCCTCCCAGGCCAGGGAGGCGGAGGCGTCGCTCTCGGCGGCTTCGGCGTCGCTGGCGCAGCGCCAGCGCGACGTGGTCGATTGCACCTACCAGATTCAGCGGCTGGACCATGAGCTGGAGCGGCAGAATCGCGTCATCGCGTCGCTTGCCAAGGAGGTCGCGGACTTCTCATCGCAGGGCGAGGCGCTTGCCCGCGAGTGCGCCGAGTTGAGCGAACGCATCGCCTCGCTTGACCGGCTGCGGGAGGAGCAGGCCGCCGCGCTCGCCGACGCGATTGATCGCATGCGTCAGGCCGAATCCGCCGCGGGTGTTTCGCAGGAGCGCCTGTCGCAGGCCCGCGTGACGCTGGGTCAGACGACGGAGAAGCTCGAGGCCTCGCGGCGGGAGGATCGCCGTCTGCGGGCCATGGTCGAGGAATCGCAGCGACGACTGGGCGTGCTGGAGGATCAGCGCCTGCGCCGACAGCAGCAGATCGAGCGATTCGAGGAAATCATCGCCGAGGCCCAGCAGTCGGTCGAAGAGAGCGACGCCCGGCTCCGCGACGTGACCGAGTCGATCGCGGCGGTGGTGGACGAACTGCGCCAGGCACAGGAGGTTCTCAACCAGCGGGCCGAACGGCTGAATCTTGCCCGCACGCGGGGCCAGCAGCTGGACCGCGACTACCACGCCCTCGAGATGAGCCGGCGCGAGATTGAGATCAAGCGAGAGAACCTCGAGGAGCGCACGCTCGCGGAACTGGAGCTCGACCTGCGCGCCGCCGCGGCGGAGCACCGTGCCGCCCGCCAGGCCGACGCCGATGCCGCCGCCATCGACCGCCCGGCATGGGAAGCCGAAGCGGAGGAACTGCGGCTGGCCATCAAGGCGCTGGGCAACGTCAACCTTGACGCCATCGAGGAGGAGACGCAGCTTGCCGAGCGCAACACCGACCTGATCCGCCAGGTGGCGGACATTGACGACGCCTGCAAGCGCCTCACCACGCTCATCTCGCAGCTCGAAGCGGTCAGCCGCGAGCGCTTCGAGGCCACGTTCAACACCGTGCGCGAGCACTTCGCCGGACAGGACGGCATGTTCCGCCGCCTCTTCGGGGGCGGTCAGGCGGACATCGTGCTGCTGCCCACGGAAAGCGGCGAGGTTGACTGGCTCGAGTCCGGCATCGAGATCCGCGCCAAGCCCCCCGGCAAGCAGCCGCGCGTGCTCAATCAACTCTCCGGCGGTGAGAAGACCCTGACCGCCGTGGCCCTGCTGCTCTCCATCTTCCAGTCCAAGCCATCCCCATTCTGCATTCTCGACGAAGTGGATGCGGCGCTCGATGACGCCAACGTGGAGCGGTTCTGCGGCTCGCTTCAGCCGTTCCTCGATCACAGCCACTTCATCGTCATCACCCACCACAAGCGCACCATGCAGCATTGCGACCAGCTCTACGGCGTGACGATGCAGGAGCGCGGCGTGTCCAAGCGCGTCAACGTGCGTTTCGAGCACGTGGGGCACGATGGGCACATCGCGCGCGAGGCGATCGAGAGATCTGAGGGCGTTGAGGCGTCTGATCGCTCCGACCTGTCGCCGGCGGAAACGCGCGCTGATCCGCCTCTCATCGACGTCAAGCCGGACTCCGCGCTCCGCGCGACCCTGGCCCGCGCCTGGGAGCCGGAGGAGTCCGTCGCCTCGGAGTGA
- a CDS encoding undecaprenyl/decaprenyl-phosphate alpha-N-acetylglucosaminyl 1-phosphate transferase, whose protein sequence is MIWPVLSLILVGFAIACPMTAVMRAVGLRLRALDSPGAKGHVKVLRPIPNTGGVAIFLAVAAPMLGGIAAVILVPGEQWGAWLPPLEQHLPRLGETLPTAIALLACLLALHLTGVVDDRRSLGPFIKLGVQVAAAAVMTIWFEVRLLELLGPAPSVLITIAWIVVITNAINFLDNMDGLAGGVSAIAASFLLAATLLNQQWFIAAVLALLVGGLIGFLVFNFPPAKIFMGDGGSLVIGFLLAVLTARTTFLHEGLGGGWYGVFMPVVVLAIPLYDFTSVTLIRLRQGKSPFVGDQQHFSHRLVERGLSKRGAVILIWALTAVTGVGGVSLGRLEAWQAGLVFGQTGLVILAIVILEHASRHAKGRSGASA, encoded by the coding sequence ATGATCTGGCCCGTCCTGTCCCTCATCCTCGTGGGGTTCGCCATCGCCTGCCCGATGACGGCGGTGATGCGAGCGGTCGGGCTGCGGCTGCGGGCCCTTGATTCCCCGGGAGCCAAGGGGCATGTGAAGGTGCTGCGGCCCATTCCCAACACGGGCGGCGTGGCCATCTTCCTTGCCGTGGCGGCGCCCATGCTGGGAGGCATCGCGGCGGTGATCCTCGTTCCGGGCGAACAATGGGGGGCGTGGCTGCCGCCATTGGAGCAGCACCTGCCCCGTCTGGGCGAGACGCTGCCCACGGCCATCGCCTTGCTGGCGTGCCTGCTGGCGCTGCACCTGACCGGCGTGGTCGATGACCGTCGTTCGCTGGGGCCGTTCATCAAGCTGGGCGTGCAGGTCGCCGCGGCGGCGGTGATGACGATCTGGTTCGAGGTGCGCCTGCTGGAACTGCTCGGGCCGGCGCCCAGCGTGCTCATCACCATCGCGTGGATCGTGGTCATCACCAACGCCATCAACTTTCTCGACAACATGGACGGGCTGGCCGGGGGCGTGAGCGCCATCGCGGCGTCGTTCCTGCTGGCCGCCACGTTGCTCAACCAGCAGTGGTTCATCGCGGCGGTGCTGGCCCTGCTGGTAGGCGGGCTGATCGGCTTTCTGGTGTTCAACTTCCCGCCGGCCAAGATCTTCATGGGCGACGGCGGGTCGCTGGTGATCGGTTTTCTGCTGGCGGTGCTGACGGCGCGCACAACCTTCCTGCACGAGGGGCTGGGCGGCGGGTGGTACGGCGTGTTCATGCCCGTCGTGGTGCTGGCGATCCCGCTCTACGACTTCACCAGCGTCACATTGATCCGGCTGAGGCAGGGAAAGAGTCCGTTCGTGGGCGACCAGCAGCACTTCTCCCATCGACTGGTGGAGCGCGGGTTGAGCAAGCGCGGCGCTGTCATCCTGATCTGGGCCTTGACCGCGGTGACGGGCGTGGGCGGCGTCTCGCTGGGTCGGTTGGAAGCGTGGCAGGCGGGGCTGGTCTTCGGCCAGACGGGACTGGTGATTCTGGCCATCGTCATCCTGGAGCACGCCAGCCGGCACGCCAAGGGGCGGAGCGGCGCCAGCGCGTAG
- the efp gene encoding elongation factor P gives MPIKATELKAGVMVLHDGQLHLVLDTEHVKPGKGPAYVQAKMKNIETGTIRTNRINSSDKVEDVEVERRKMQYLYDGSGHGVGPFVFMDQESFEQTEIPSDILPREQSQYLIEGLEAMVTSFEGRILSVELPASVELRVAETTPQPRGATVTNQSKDAVLETGARVRVPAFIEQGQVVRVSPQTGEYLGKA, from the coding sequence ATGCCCATCAAGGCCACCGAACTGAAAGCCGGTGTCATGGTCCTGCACGACGGACAGTTGCACCTGGTGCTCGACACCGAGCACGTCAAGCCCGGCAAGGGGCCCGCCTACGTGCAGGCGAAGATGAAGAACATCGAAACCGGCACCATCCGCACCAACCGAATCAACTCTTCAGACAAAGTGGAAGATGTGGAGGTGGAGCGTCGGAAGATGCAGTACCTCTATGACGGCTCGGGTCACGGCGTGGGACCGTTCGTCTTCATGGATCAGGAATCGTTCGAGCAGACAGAGATACCCTCGGACATCCTTCCGCGCGAGCAGAGCCAGTACCTGATCGAGGGGCTGGAGGCCATGGTGACCTCGTTCGAGGGTCGGATTCTCAGCGTGGAGCTGCCGGCGTCGGTGGAGCTGCGCGTCGCTGAAACGACGCCCCAGCCGCGCGGCGCCACCGTGACCAACCAGTCCAAGGACGCCGTGCTGGAGACGGGCGCAAGGGTGCGCGTGCCGGCCTTCATCGAGCAGGGGCAGGTGGTCCGTGTCAGTCCGCAGACGGGTGAGTATCTGGGAAAGGCATGA
- a CDS encoding AMP-binding protein, with protein sequence MLPLRPILRNLMFHPFREVIVDDQRTWKGFHLLMGAYHLARIIERETDRPHVGIMLPTSGLFPMALIATWLLGRTAVPLNYLLKPEELAYVIGDAELDAVVTVTPMLEMFGELPAGVKPIKLDQQSFKGFPPIRRMKRVPDDHLAVLLYTSGTSGKPKGVMLTAGNIAANIQQCREWVHFTPDDVLLGVLPQFHSFGLTVLTVLPLAAGLKAIYTARFMPKRLLDLMEEHRPTMFIAIPSMHAALLNAKSATADHFSSFKYVVSGGEPLPQAVFDGYRERFNVIINEGYGLTETSPVTNWCRPQDHKRKSVGKPLPRVDEIILDPQGNRLPPNTDGEVCIKGPNVMKGYYKLPDETARVFDAQGYFHTGDMGRFDEDGHLYITGRIKEMLIIGGENVFPREIEEVLNRHPSVNASAVIGQMDESRGEVAIAFVELKEGAMFDEKGLRSFCREHLAQFKVPRDIRLIDKLPRNATGKIMRRELKA encoded by the coding sequence ATGCTGCCGCTTCGACCCATCCTCCGCAACCTGATGTTCCACCCTTTCCGCGAGGTCATCGTGGATGACCAGCGCACGTGGAAGGGCTTTCACCTGCTGATGGGCGCATACCACCTGGCGCGGATCATCGAGCGCGAGACGGATCGGCCCCACGTGGGCATCATGCTCCCGACTTCCGGGCTGTTCCCCATGGCGCTCATCGCCACGTGGCTCCTGGGGCGCACGGCGGTGCCGCTGAACTACCTGCTCAAGCCGGAAGAGCTGGCGTACGTGATCGGCGACGCCGAACTGGACGCGGTGGTCACGGTGACGCCCATGCTGGAGATGTTCGGCGAGTTGCCCGCGGGGGTGAAGCCGATCAAGCTCGACCAGCAGTCGTTCAAGGGGTTCCCGCCCATCCGCCGCATGAAGCGCGTACCGGACGATCACCTGGCGGTGCTGCTCTATACCAGCGGCACGAGCGGCAAGCCCAAGGGGGTGATGCTGACGGCTGGCAACATCGCCGCCAACATTCAGCAGTGCCGGGAGTGGGTTCACTTCACGCCTGATGATGTGCTGCTGGGCGTGCTGCCGCAGTTCCACTCCTTCGGGCTGACGGTGCTGACAGTGCTGCCACTGGCGGCGGGGCTGAAGGCCATCTACACGGCTCGCTTCATGCCCAAGCGGCTGCTGGACCTGATGGAGGAGCACCGGCCCACGATGTTCATCGCCATTCCGTCGATGCATGCCGCTCTGCTCAACGCCAAGAGCGCCACCGCCGACCACTTCTCCAGTTTCAAGTATGTCGTGTCGGGCGGCGAACCGCTGCCGCAGGCGGTCTTCGACGGCTACCGCGAGCGCTTCAACGTCATCATCAACGAGGGATACGGGCTGACCGAAACCAGCCCCGTCACCAACTGGTGCCGCCCGCAGGACCACAAGCGCAAGAGCGTGGGCAAGCCCTTGCCGCGCGTGGACGAGATCATCCTCGACCCGCAGGGCAACCGGCTGCCGCCCAACACCGACGGCGAGGTGTGCATCAAGGGCCCCAACGTGATGAAGGGGTACTACAAACTGCCGGACGAAACCGCCCGGGTGTTCGACGCTCAGGGATACTTCCACACCGGCGACATGGGCCGTTTCGACGAGGATGGCCACCTGTACATCACCGGGCGCATCAAGGAAATGCTCATCATCGGCGGTGAGAACGTCTTCCCGCGCGAGATCGAGGAGGTGCTCAACCGGCATCCGTCGGTCAACGCCTCCGCCGTCATCGGGCAGATGGATGAATCGCGCGGCGAAGTGGCGATCGCCTTCGTGGAGCTCAAGGAAGGGGCCATGTTCGATGAGAAAGGCCTGCGGAGCTTCTGCCGCGAGCACCTGGCCCAGTTCAAGGTGCCGCGCGACATCCGGCTCATCGACAAACTGCCCCGCAACGCTACCGGCAAGATCATGCGGCGGGAGTTGAAGGCGTGA
- a CDS encoding SPOR domain-containing protein — protein MPRLLGLPWVVAALLMAMAGCESTPKASAGLAGALSEYDAGRYDAAHTKAVAAMQGATGADREQAAYVAGLSAYRKRDYIEAEHRLTTAAASSDRTVSGRAKAALGLVCLAQNRPATGAVHLAEAARVLDGPDASEAAFRAGVAYQLAGDESAAQRQFAYARSVESSSGVSGGRASTGGGGGSGGTSGGTSGGATGGSWANPPSGLFAIQVGAFSDMTNARSAADQARRFADRHGLGEVRIIPKSDARQRTLYVVQFGRFTSRTSAEAALRQLAEPRYIIAPLMAG, from the coding sequence ATGCCCCGACTGCTGGGTCTGCCGTGGGTTGTCGCGGCGCTGCTGATGGCGATGGCCGGGTGCGAGAGCACGCCCAAGGCCAGCGCGGGATTGGCCGGCGCGCTGTCGGAGTACGACGCCGGCCGCTACGACGCCGCCCACACCAAGGCCGTGGCCGCCATGCAGGGCGCGACGGGCGCGGACCGTGAGCAGGCCGCCTACGTGGCCGGGCTGAGCGCCTATCGCAAGCGCGACTACATCGAGGCGGAGCACCGGCTCACCACCGCCGCCGCGTCGAGCGACCGCACCGTCTCCGGTCGCGCCAAGGCCGCTCTCGGACTGGTGTGCCTGGCGCAGAACCGGCCCGCGACTGGCGCCGTGCATCTGGCCGAGGCCGCCCGCGTGCTCGACGGGCCGGACGCCTCTGAAGCCGCCTTCCGCGCCGGGGTGGCGTACCAGCTCGCGGGAGATGAGTCCGCCGCCCAGCGGCAGTTCGCCTACGCACGGTCCGTGGAATCATCCTCGGGCGTTTCCGGCGGCCGCGCGAGCACGGGTGGCGGGGGCGGAAGCGGGGGAACGAGTGGGGGAACGAGTGGGGGGGCAACGGGAGGGAGCTGGGCCAATCCGCCCTCGGGACTGTTCGCCATCCAGGTTGGCGCCTTCTCCGACATGACCAATGCCCGAAGTGCGGCGGATCAGGCCCGGCGTTTCGCCGATCGACACGGCCTGGGCGAGGTCCGCATCATCCCCAAGTCCGATGCCCGCCAGCGCACGCTCTACGTGGTGCAGTTCGGGCGCTTCACGTCGCGCACCAGCGCCGAGGCCGCCCTGAGACAGCTCGCCGAGCCACGATACATCATCGCGCCCCTGATGGCGGGGTAG
- a CDS encoding 4Fe-4S binding protein — MTPRAAAPADAGPTRSSAASRCGGGDAAISLPVLKDQRSAKPAIRPSRNGVRRAWVLGVIQALILLHIGLWLLGKQFGWFGGSGRTLSPVEPSETMYTLELGQINAGFIFFAAALLSTLIFGRWVCGWACHVVLLQDLCSWIMKKLGVRPKPFRSRLLVWAPFVLALYMFIWPSFKRLALFPILEAAWPAAATWLKPVAPWTGFSNHLVTESFWATFPVIMAAPTLLIVGFAAVYFLGSKGFCTYGCPYGGFFAPLDEFAPGRIRVDHDKCHQCGHCTATCTSNVRVHEEVREYGMVIDPGCMKCLDCVSVCPNEALSFGFGPPAFRKPAARNAPPRRQYDLSLREELAVAAIFLLAVLGFRGLYLGEGVPLLMAMGLGGIVAFAAFKTWRLFSSADVVRLQNIHLKWRRRITPAGWALAGVTLLLLVLASLNGAGNIAAWRADILERRLMAAMPPDVQQALFSPFNGEMVPQQVKDDAARIIAHRRLALGFTEGGLALMSPPDEWLRLSWLHVIRGEWRDAETLLRAYIDHAGPAEHLGADLIKLLLLQRRDREALDYGRSLLAEHPHWTGVAQLVEIVEQNVLPRPPGAR; from the coding sequence ATGACTCCCCGCGCGGCCGCGCCCGCTGATGCCGGACCGACCCGATCGAGCGCCGCCTCCCGCTGCGGCGGGGGCGACGCCGCCATCTCGCTGCCCGTCCTGAAGGATCAACGGTCCGCCAAGCCCGCCATCCGCCCTTCGCGCAACGGCGTGCGGCGGGCCTGGGTGCTTGGCGTCATCCAGGCGCTCATCCTCCTGCACATCGGGCTGTGGCTGCTGGGGAAACAGTTCGGCTGGTTCGGCGGCTCAGGGCGCACGCTCTCGCCCGTCGAGCCCAGCGAGACCATGTACACGCTCGAACTGGGGCAGATCAACGCCGGCTTCATCTTCTTCGCCGCCGCGCTGCTCTCCACGCTCATCTTCGGCCGCTGGGTGTGCGGCTGGGCGTGCCACGTCGTGCTGCTGCAGGATCTCTGCTCGTGGATCATGAAGAAACTGGGCGTGCGTCCCAAGCCCTTCCGCTCGCGGCTGCTGGTCTGGGCGCCCTTCGTGCTCGCCCTGTACATGTTCATCTGGCCCTCGTTCAAGCGGCTGGCGCTCTTTCCGATCCTGGAGGCGGCCTGGCCCGCCGCGGCCACGTGGCTCAAGCCCGTGGCGCCGTGGACGGGTTTTTCCAACCACCTCGTCACCGAGAGCTTCTGGGCCACCTTTCCCGTCATCATGGCGGCGCCCACGCTGCTCATCGTCGGGTTCGCGGCGGTGTACTTCCTCGGCTCCAAGGGGTTCTGCACCTACGGCTGCCCCTACGGCGGGTTCTTCGCGCCGCTGGACGAGTTCGCCCCCGGACGCATCCGCGTCGATCACGACAAGTGCCACCAGTGCGGCCACTGCACCGCCACCTGCACCAGCAACGTGCGCGTCCACGAGGAAGTCCGCGAGTACGGCATGGTCATCGACCCCGGCTGCATGAAGTGCCTCGACTGCGTGAGCGTCTGCCCCAACGAGGCCCTTTCCTTCGGCTTCGGCCCGCCGGCCTTCCGCAAGCCCGCCGCCAGGAACGCCCCGCCCAGGCGGCAGTACGACCTCTCCCTGCGCGAGGAGCTCGCCGTCGCCGCCATCTTCCTCCTCGCCGTGCTCGGCTTCCGCGGGCTGTATCTCGGCGAGGGCGTGCCGCTGCTCATGGCCATGGGGCTGGGGGGCATCGTGGCCTTCGCCGCCTTCAAGACATGGCGACTGTTCAGCTCCGCCGACGTGGTGCGGCTTCAGAACATCCACCTGAAGTGGCGTCGCCGCATCACCCCCGCGGGATGGGCTCTGGCGGGCGTCACGCTGCTGCTGCTGGTGCTGGCCTCGCTCAACGGCGCGGGCAACATCGCCGCCTGGCGGGCCGACATCCTGGAGCGCCGCCTGATGGCCGCCATGCCGCCTGATGTGCAGCAGGCGCTCTTCTCACCCTTCAACGGCGAGATGGTGCCCCAGCAGGTGAAGGACGACGCCGCCCGCATCATCGCCCACCGGCGGCTGGCGCTCGGCTTCACGGAAGGCGGCCTGGCTCTCATGTCCCCGCCGGATGAGTGGCTGCGTCTCTCCTGGCTCCACGTCATCCGCGGCGAGTGGCGCGACGCCGAAACGCTCCTGCGAGCGTACATCGACCACGCCGGACCCGCCGAGCACCTCGGCGCGGACCTCATCAAGCTGCTGCTCCTGCAGCGCCGGGACCGCGAGGCCCTCGACTACGGCCGCTCGCTCCTCGCCGAGCATCCGCACTGGACGGGCGTCGCCCAGCTGGTCGAGATCGTGGAGCAGAACGTCCTGCCTCGGCCGCCCGGCGCCCGGTGA